From a single Osmerus eperlanus chromosome 8, fOsmEpe2.1, whole genome shotgun sequence genomic region:
- the si:ch211-140l13.3 gene encoding centromere protein J isoform X5, whose translation MVIVCICHLDSSGQDVARRRTLSPIKEDRREEGEGPVSPFGIRRPSLTNMEDRPIRPAVKERERTFEDFLEEQLKVDEDVRLREKQDLQEAKGMARGRYFLRKGEGVSRMERSKHNVQRRASLSQVPRRKFTSGGLQRRSSAPSMFDLPLTSTANLPATPHPPAQNQSQERTARYVAQEMKHRVKQPDVAIATANGHRNKQKDKQTVVDHQERRAMVRQMSQSTANENAGTLLCSSDRNARGPRGISVSRRARLARSSCSTSAEREEEGGSQGQTLPTVRRESVHKQADLKEPQLVQHSKISPTSPPNILVPPRVKSSEEGVGFKTVDDRIVRVVGSGAAEGRPRSGSRTSHREVTSSAPRAWQAVRGHPRTRAESLHSSSGPSSSDKEAEGEGGVEEIPSPNAHQLPSPPSPPPHAGPEDRGLDLSEGDYASDAPSDGGEGQLTSQLQTPNQGPAGLPLSSSLSSSSGSDELRDVLWSETASQDPHTLSAWGTSPLRTLPGNRRRPTRRGTERLSSSELTRHVDPEGTSRAKDRGKNRPLQVFQHGIKNMPTPCKVTADKYHHPPQKMKIEEKTTERAVLKKRGERDRHTSLACPGLSGMDQVNSRWWTDQLDLRKQIQALQEQFQRRECDWSQAHGRLQTQLETLTRENLVLRDRLNSPGQHPLVARRSQTPSNTAHTQAQKTRPPSSSSRAVSARSADLTQTRSDTPAFNRPAYQRRAVHSAVNTIEHILSNGCRVITFRNGTKKEISADRKSVTVTFFNGDVKRTLADGKVVYHYADAQMTHTTYPTGLEVLHFPNGQIEKHHPDGQREIVFPDQTLKYLHPDGREESIFPDGTLVKISQGVKTLEFTNGQREVHTSQFKRREYPDGTVKTVYVTGRQETKFPSGRVRIKDRDRAVIIDRK comes from the exons ATGGTaattgtgtgtatctgtcattTAGACAGTTCAGGACAGGATGTGGCCAGACGGAGAACCCTGTCCCCAATCAAAGAGGaccggagggaggagggggagggcccTGTCAGCCCCTTTGGTATACGGAGGCCGTCGCTTACAAACATGGAGGACAG ACCCATCCGGCCCgcggtgaaggagagggagaggacgttTGAGGACTTCCTGGAGGAGCAGCTGAAGGTGGATGAAGATGTCAGGCTAAGAGAGAAACAG gacCTGCAGGAAGCCAAGGGAATGGCGAGGGGGCGGTACTTCCTGCGCAAAGGGGAGGGAGTGTCCAGAATGGAGCGAAGCAAGCACAACGTCCAGAGGAGGGCCTCCCTGTCCCAGGTGCCCAGAAGGAAGTTCACCTCTGGCGGGTTGCAGCGGCGTTCCTCGGCCCCTTCCATGTTcgacctccccctcacctccacggcCAATTTACCTGCCACGCCCCATCCCCCAGCCCAGAATCAGTCTCAAGAGAGGACAGCCCGATATGTAGCACAAGAGATGAAACACAGGGTTAAACAGCCAGATGTTGCTATAGCAACAGCTAACGGGCATCGTAATAAACAGAAGGATAAACAAACAGTGGTAGATCACCAAGAAAGGAGAGCAATGGTGAGACAAATGTCACAAAGCACAGCCAATGAGAACGCTGGAACTCTTTTATGCTCCTCTGACAGAAATGCCAGGGGTCCGAGAGGGATCAGCGTGTCGCGGAGGGCACGGCTGGCGCGGTCATCGTGCTCGACATCTGCCgagcgagaggaagagggggggtcgCAGGGTCAGACTCTGCCCACTGTGAGGCGAGAATCTGTCCATAAACAAGCTGACTTGAAGGAGCCACAGCTGGTTCAGCATTCTAAAATCTCCCCCACGTCTCCTCCCAACATCTTAGTTCCCCCTAGGGTCAAGTCCTCGGAGGAAGGAGTTGGTTTTAAGACGGTCGACGACCGCATAGTGAGAGTCGTCGGGTCTGGGGCCGCAGAGGGTCGTCCGAGGAGCGGCTCTCGAACCAGCCACAGGGAGGTGACTAGCTCAGCTCCGAGAGCATGGCAGGCGGTCAGAGGTCATCCCAGGACCAGAGCAGAGAGTCTCCACTCTTCAAGTGGTCCCTCCTCCAGCGACAAAGAggcggagggtgaggggggggtggaggagatccCCTCCCCCAATGCCCACCAGCTTCCCTCccctccgtctcctccccctcacgcTGGGCCCGAGGACCGTGGCCTGGACCTGTCGGAGGGGGACTATGCCAGCGACGCCCCCAGTGACGGCGGGGAGGGTCAGCTGACCAGCCAATTGCAGACTCCGAACCAGGGACCTGccggtctccccctctcctcctccctgtcctccagctCCGGCAGCGATG AGCTTAGGGACGTCCTCTGGTCTGAGACGGCATCACAGGAccctcacacactgtcagcctggggAACCTCTCCTCTGAGAACCCTGCCAGGGAACCGTCGCAGACCCACCAGGAGAGGGACCGAGCGTCTGTCTTCCTCAGAGCTCACGAGGCACGTTGACCCTGAAGGAACGTCAAGAGCCAAAGACAGAGGAAAGAACCGCCCTCTCCAAGTGTTCCAACATG GAATCAAAAATATGCCAACCCCCTGCAAAGTCACAGCAGATAAATATCATCACCCTCCACAAAAGATGAAAATAGAAGAGAAAACCAC AGAGCGAGCGGTgctgaagaagagaggagagagggacaggcacACCAGCCTCGCGTGTCCTGGTTTATCTGGGATGGATCAGGTGAATTCAAGATGGTGGACCGATCAGTTG gACCTCAGAAAGCAGATCCAGGCGCTGCAGGAGCAGTtccagaggagagagtgtgatTGGTCGCAGGCTCACGGTCGCCTGCAGACCCAGCTGGAGACGCTGACCAGGGAGAACCTGGTGCTGAGAGACAGGCTGAATTCCCCAGGACAGCACCCCCTGGTGGCGCGGAGGAGTCAGACCCCCAgcaacacagctcacacacaagcacagaaaaCT AGACCACCGTCATCCTCATCCAGGGCTGTGTCAGCCAGATCTGCAGATCTCACCCAAACCAGAAGTGACACGCCTGCCTTCAACAGACCAGCCTATCAGAGGAGAGCAGTGCATTCTGCTGTAAACACG ATTGAACATATCCTGTCAAATGGCTGCCGAGTAATCACATTCCGGAACGGAACCAAGAAGGAGATCTCTgctgacaggaagtctgtgacgGTCACCTTCTTCAACGGAGATGTCAAACGCACACTGGCTGATGGGAAAGTA GTGTACCACTATGCTGACGCCCAGatgacacacaccacctaccctACTGGTCTGGAGGTCTTGCACTTCCCCAATGGCCAGATAG AGAAGCACCACCCGGACGGACAGAGGGAGATCGTGTTCCCAGACCAGACCCTCAAGTACCTCCACCCTGACGGGCGAGAGGAGAGCATCTTCCCTGATGGCACGCTGGTCAAGATCTCCCA AGGAGTTAAGACGTTGGAGTTCACCAACGGGCAGAGAGAGGTCCACACCTCCCAGTTCAAGAGGAGGGAGTACCCTGACGGGACGGTCAAAACGGTCTACGTTACCGGTCGCCAGGAGACCAAGTTCCCCTCCGGCCGCGTCCGCAttaaggacagagacagagccgTCATCATAGACAGGAAGTGA
- the si:ch211-140l13.3 gene encoding centromere protein J isoform X3, with amino-acid sequence MVIVCICHLDSSGQDVARRRTLSPIKEDRREEGEGPVSPFGIRRPSLTNMEDRPIRPAVKERERTFEDFLEEQLKVDEDVRLREKQDLQEAKGMARGRYFLRKGEGVSRMERSKHNVQRRASLSQVPRRKFTSGGLQRRSSAPSMFDLPLTSTANLPATPHPPAQNQSQERTARYVAQEMKHRVKQPDVAIATANGHRNKQKDKQTVVDHQERRAMVRQMSQSTANENAGTLLCSSDRNARGPRGISVSRRARLARSSCSTSAEREEEGGSQGQTLPTVRRESVHKQADLKEPQLVQHSKISPTSPPNILVPPRVKSSEEGVGFKTVDDRIVRVVGSGAAEGRPRSGSRTSHREVTSSAPRAWQAVRGHPRTRAESLHSSSGPSSSDKEAEGEGGVEEIPSPNAHQLPSPPSPPPHAGPEDRGLDLSEGDYASDAPSDGGEGQLTSQLQTPNQGPAGLPLSSSLSSSSGSDELRDVLWSETASQDPHTLSAWGTSPLRTLPGNRRRPTRRGTERLSSSELTRHVDPEGTSRAKDRGKNRPLQVFQHGIKNMPTPCKVTADKYHHPPQKMKIEEKTTERAVLKKRGERDRHTSLACPGLSGMDQVNSRWWTDQLDLRKQIQALQEQFQRRECDWSQAHGRLQTQLETLTRENLVLRDRLNSPGQHPLVARRSQTPSNTAHTQAQKTRPPSSSSRAVSARSADLTQTRSDTPAFNRPAYQRRAVHSAHQHPHREWGPASTKRLDSYSGSSEGTLANSPLETQTDTLANSTPEAHTYTHVEHTPGTHTNIDISEEIRYANRKIEHILSNGCRVITFRNGTKKEISADRKSVTVTFFNGDVKRTLADGKVVYHYADAQMTHTTYPTGLEVLHFPNGQIEKHHPDGQREIVFPDQTLKYLHPDGREESIFPDGTLVKISQGVKTLEFTNGQREVHTSQFKRREYPDGTVKTVYVTGRQETKFPSGRVRIKDRDRAVIIDRK; translated from the exons ATGGTaattgtgtgtatctgtcattTAGACAGTTCAGGACAGGATGTGGCCAGACGGAGAACCCTGTCCCCAATCAAAGAGGaccggagggaggagggggagggcccTGTCAGCCCCTTTGGTATACGGAGGCCGTCGCTTACAAACATGGAGGACAG ACCCATCCGGCCCgcggtgaaggagagggagaggacgttTGAGGACTTCCTGGAGGAGCAGCTGAAGGTGGATGAAGATGTCAGGCTAAGAGAGAAACAG gacCTGCAGGAAGCCAAGGGAATGGCGAGGGGGCGGTACTTCCTGCGCAAAGGGGAGGGAGTGTCCAGAATGGAGCGAAGCAAGCACAACGTCCAGAGGAGGGCCTCCCTGTCCCAGGTGCCCAGAAGGAAGTTCACCTCTGGCGGGTTGCAGCGGCGTTCCTCGGCCCCTTCCATGTTcgacctccccctcacctccacggcCAATTTACCTGCCACGCCCCATCCCCCAGCCCAGAATCAGTCTCAAGAGAGGACAGCCCGATATGTAGCACAAGAGATGAAACACAGGGTTAAACAGCCAGATGTTGCTATAGCAACAGCTAACGGGCATCGTAATAAACAGAAGGATAAACAAACAGTGGTAGATCACCAAGAAAGGAGAGCAATGGTGAGACAAATGTCACAAAGCACAGCCAATGAGAACGCTGGAACTCTTTTATGCTCCTCTGACAGAAATGCCAGGGGTCCGAGAGGGATCAGCGTGTCGCGGAGGGCACGGCTGGCGCGGTCATCGTGCTCGACATCTGCCgagcgagaggaagagggggggtcgCAGGGTCAGACTCTGCCCACTGTGAGGCGAGAATCTGTCCATAAACAAGCTGACTTGAAGGAGCCACAGCTGGTTCAGCATTCTAAAATCTCCCCCACGTCTCCTCCCAACATCTTAGTTCCCCCTAGGGTCAAGTCCTCGGAGGAAGGAGTTGGTTTTAAGACGGTCGACGACCGCATAGTGAGAGTCGTCGGGTCTGGGGCCGCAGAGGGTCGTCCGAGGAGCGGCTCTCGAACCAGCCACAGGGAGGTGACTAGCTCAGCTCCGAGAGCATGGCAGGCGGTCAGAGGTCATCCCAGGACCAGAGCAGAGAGTCTCCACTCTTCAAGTGGTCCCTCCTCCAGCGACAAAGAggcggagggtgaggggggggtggaggagatccCCTCCCCCAATGCCCACCAGCTTCCCTCccctccgtctcctccccctcacgcTGGGCCCGAGGACCGTGGCCTGGACCTGTCGGAGGGGGACTATGCCAGCGACGCCCCCAGTGACGGCGGGGAGGGTCAGCTGACCAGCCAATTGCAGACTCCGAACCAGGGACCTGccggtctccccctctcctcctccctgtcctccagctCCGGCAGCGATG AGCTTAGGGACGTCCTCTGGTCTGAGACGGCATCACAGGAccctcacacactgtcagcctggggAACCTCTCCTCTGAGAACCCTGCCAGGGAACCGTCGCAGACCCACCAGGAGAGGGACCGAGCGTCTGTCTTCCTCAGAGCTCACGAGGCACGTTGACCCTGAAGGAACGTCAAGAGCCAAAGACAGAGGAAAGAACCGCCCTCTCCAAGTGTTCCAACATG GAATCAAAAATATGCCAACCCCCTGCAAAGTCACAGCAGATAAATATCATCACCCTCCACAAAAGATGAAAATAGAAGAGAAAACCAC AGAGCGAGCGGTgctgaagaagagaggagagagggacaggcacACCAGCCTCGCGTGTCCTGGTTTATCTGGGATGGATCAGGTGAATTCAAGATGGTGGACCGATCAGTTG gACCTCAGAAAGCAGATCCAGGCGCTGCAGGAGCAGTtccagaggagagagtgtgatTGGTCGCAGGCTCACGGTCGCCTGCAGACCCAGCTGGAGACGCTGACCAGGGAGAACCTGGTGCTGAGAGACAGGCTGAATTCCCCAGGACAGCACCCCCTGGTGGCGCGGAGGAGTCAGACCCCCAgcaacacagctcacacacaagcacagaaaaCT AGACCACCGTCATCCTCATCCAGGGCTGTGTCAGCCAGATCTGCAGATCTCACCCAAACCAGAAGTGACACGCCTGCCTTCAACAGACCAGCCTATCAGAGGAGAGCAGTGCATTCTGCT CATCAACACCCTCACAGGGAATGGGGACCAGCCTCCACAA agagactggacTCATACTCAGGAAGCTCAGAGGGCACACTGGCTAACTCCCCCcttgagacacagacagatacacttGCTAACTCCACCCCTGaagcacacacttacactcacgTCGAGCACACCCCTgggacacatacaaacatagaCATAAGCGAGGAGATACGCTATGCAAATAGAAAG ATTGAACATATCCTGTCAAATGGCTGCCGAGTAATCACATTCCGGAACGGAACCAAGAAGGAGATCTCTgctgacaggaagtctgtgacgGTCACCTTCTTCAACGGAGATGTCAAACGCACACTGGCTGATGGGAAAGTA GTGTACCACTATGCTGACGCCCAGatgacacacaccacctaccctACTGGTCTGGAGGTCTTGCACTTCCCCAATGGCCAGATAG AGAAGCACCACCCGGACGGACAGAGGGAGATCGTGTTCCCAGACCAGACCCTCAAGTACCTCCACCCTGACGGGCGAGAGGAGAGCATCTTCCCTGATGGCACGCTGGTCAAGATCTCCCA AGGAGTTAAGACGTTGGAGTTCACCAACGGGCAGAGAGAGGTCCACACCTCCCAGTTCAAGAGGAGGGAGTACCCTGACGGGACGGTCAAAACGGTCTACGTTACCGGTCGCCAGGAGACCAAGTTCCCCTCCGGCCGCGTCCGCAttaaggacagagacagagccgTCATCATAGACAGGAAGTGA
- the si:ch211-140l13.3 gene encoding centromere protein J isoform X4, which yields MVIVCICHLDSSGQDVARRRTLSPIKEDRREEGEGPVSPFGIRRPSLTNMEDRPIRPAVKERERTFEDFLEEQLKVDEDVRLREKQDLQEAKGMARGRYFLRKGEGVSRMERSKHNVQRRASLSQVPRRKFTSGGLQRRSSAPSMFDLPLTSTANLPATPHPPAQNQSQERTARYVAQEMKHRVKQPDVAIATANGHRNKQKDKQTVVDHQERRAMVRQMSQSTANENAGTLLCSSDRNARGPRGISVSRRARLARSSCSTSAEREEEGGSQGQTLPTVRRESVHKQADLKEPQLVQHSKISPTSPPNILVPPRVKSSEEGVGFKTVDDRIVRVVGSGAAEGRPRSGSRTSHREVTSSAPRAWQAVRGHPRTRAESLHSSSGPSSSDKEAEGEGGVEEIPSPNAHQLPSPPSPPPHAGPEDRGLDLSEGDYASDAPSDGGEGQLTSQLQTPNQGPAGLPLSSSLSSSSGSDELRDVLWSETASQDPHTLSAWGTSPLRTLPGNRRRPTRRGTERLSSSELTRHVDPEGTSRAKDRGKNRPLQVFQHGIKNMPTPCKVTADKYHHPPQKMKIEEKTTERAVLKKRGERDRHTSLACPGLSGMDQDLRKQIQALQEQFQRRECDWSQAHGRLQTQLETLTRENLVLRDRLNSPGQHPLVARRSQTPSNTAHTQAQKTRPPSSSSRAVSARSADLTQTRSDTPAFNRPAYQRRAVHSAVNTQHQHPHREWGPASTKRLDSYSGSSEGTLANSPLETQTDTLANSTPEAHTYTHVEHTPGTHTNIDISEEIRYANRKIEHILSNGCRVITFRNGTKKEISADRKSVTVTFFNGDVKRTLADGKVVYHYADAQMTHTTYPTGLEVLHFPNGQIEKHHPDGQREIVFPDQTLKYLHPDGREESIFPDGTLVKISQGVKTLEFTNGQREVHTSQFKRREYPDGTVKTVYVTGRQETKFPSGRVRIKDRDRAVIIDRK from the exons ATGGTaattgtgtgtatctgtcattTAGACAGTTCAGGACAGGATGTGGCCAGACGGAGAACCCTGTCCCCAATCAAAGAGGaccggagggaggagggggagggcccTGTCAGCCCCTTTGGTATACGGAGGCCGTCGCTTACAAACATGGAGGACAG ACCCATCCGGCCCgcggtgaaggagagggagaggacgttTGAGGACTTCCTGGAGGAGCAGCTGAAGGTGGATGAAGATGTCAGGCTAAGAGAGAAACAG gacCTGCAGGAAGCCAAGGGAATGGCGAGGGGGCGGTACTTCCTGCGCAAAGGGGAGGGAGTGTCCAGAATGGAGCGAAGCAAGCACAACGTCCAGAGGAGGGCCTCCCTGTCCCAGGTGCCCAGAAGGAAGTTCACCTCTGGCGGGTTGCAGCGGCGTTCCTCGGCCCCTTCCATGTTcgacctccccctcacctccacggcCAATTTACCTGCCACGCCCCATCCCCCAGCCCAGAATCAGTCTCAAGAGAGGACAGCCCGATATGTAGCACAAGAGATGAAACACAGGGTTAAACAGCCAGATGTTGCTATAGCAACAGCTAACGGGCATCGTAATAAACAGAAGGATAAACAAACAGTGGTAGATCACCAAGAAAGGAGAGCAATGGTGAGACAAATGTCACAAAGCACAGCCAATGAGAACGCTGGAACTCTTTTATGCTCCTCTGACAGAAATGCCAGGGGTCCGAGAGGGATCAGCGTGTCGCGGAGGGCACGGCTGGCGCGGTCATCGTGCTCGACATCTGCCgagcgagaggaagagggggggtcgCAGGGTCAGACTCTGCCCACTGTGAGGCGAGAATCTGTCCATAAACAAGCTGACTTGAAGGAGCCACAGCTGGTTCAGCATTCTAAAATCTCCCCCACGTCTCCTCCCAACATCTTAGTTCCCCCTAGGGTCAAGTCCTCGGAGGAAGGAGTTGGTTTTAAGACGGTCGACGACCGCATAGTGAGAGTCGTCGGGTCTGGGGCCGCAGAGGGTCGTCCGAGGAGCGGCTCTCGAACCAGCCACAGGGAGGTGACTAGCTCAGCTCCGAGAGCATGGCAGGCGGTCAGAGGTCATCCCAGGACCAGAGCAGAGAGTCTCCACTCTTCAAGTGGTCCCTCCTCCAGCGACAAAGAggcggagggtgaggggggggtggaggagatccCCTCCCCCAATGCCCACCAGCTTCCCTCccctccgtctcctccccctcacgcTGGGCCCGAGGACCGTGGCCTGGACCTGTCGGAGGGGGACTATGCCAGCGACGCCCCCAGTGACGGCGGGGAGGGTCAGCTGACCAGCCAATTGCAGACTCCGAACCAGGGACCTGccggtctccccctctcctcctccctgtcctccagctCCGGCAGCGATG AGCTTAGGGACGTCCTCTGGTCTGAGACGGCATCACAGGAccctcacacactgtcagcctggggAACCTCTCCTCTGAGAACCCTGCCAGGGAACCGTCGCAGACCCACCAGGAGAGGGACCGAGCGTCTGTCTTCCTCAGAGCTCACGAGGCACGTTGACCCTGAAGGAACGTCAAGAGCCAAAGACAGAGGAAAGAACCGCCCTCTCCAAGTGTTCCAACATG GAATCAAAAATATGCCAACCCCCTGCAAAGTCACAGCAGATAAATATCATCACCCTCCACAAAAGATGAAAATAGAAGAGAAAACCAC AGAGCGAGCGGTgctgaagaagagaggagagagggacaggcacACCAGCCTCGCGTGTCCTGGTTTATCTGGGATGGATCAG gACCTCAGAAAGCAGATCCAGGCGCTGCAGGAGCAGTtccagaggagagagtgtgatTGGTCGCAGGCTCACGGTCGCCTGCAGACCCAGCTGGAGACGCTGACCAGGGAGAACCTGGTGCTGAGAGACAGGCTGAATTCCCCAGGACAGCACCCCCTGGTGGCGCGGAGGAGTCAGACCCCCAgcaacacagctcacacacaagcacagaaaaCT AGACCACCGTCATCCTCATCCAGGGCTGTGTCAGCCAGATCTGCAGATCTCACCCAAACCAGAAGTGACACGCCTGCCTTCAACAGACCAGCCTATCAGAGGAGAGCAGTGCATTCTGCTGTAAACACG cAGCATCAACACCCTCACAGGGAATGGGGACCAGCCTCCACAA agagactggacTCATACTCAGGAAGCTCAGAGGGCACACTGGCTAACTCCCCCcttgagacacagacagatacacttGCTAACTCCACCCCTGaagcacacacttacactcacgTCGAGCACACCCCTgggacacatacaaacatagaCATAAGCGAGGAGATACGCTATGCAAATAGAAAG ATTGAACATATCCTGTCAAATGGCTGCCGAGTAATCACATTCCGGAACGGAACCAAGAAGGAGATCTCTgctgacaggaagtctgtgacgGTCACCTTCTTCAACGGAGATGTCAAACGCACACTGGCTGATGGGAAAGTA GTGTACCACTATGCTGACGCCCAGatgacacacaccacctaccctACTGGTCTGGAGGTCTTGCACTTCCCCAATGGCCAGATAG AGAAGCACCACCCGGACGGACAGAGGGAGATCGTGTTCCCAGACCAGACCCTCAAGTACCTCCACCCTGACGGGCGAGAGGAGAGCATCTTCCCTGATGGCACGCTGGTCAAGATCTCCCA AGGAGTTAAGACGTTGGAGTTCACCAACGGGCAGAGAGAGGTCCACACCTCCCAGTTCAAGAGGAGGGAGTACCCTGACGGGACGGTCAAAACGGTCTACGTTACCGGTCGCCAGGAGACCAAGTTCCCCTCCGGCCGCGTCCGCAttaaggacagagacagagccgTCATCATAGACAGGAAGTGA